Genomic segment of Burkholderiales bacterium:
CACGAACCCGTCGACGAACCGGTCGTAGATCTTCTCGTGCACGTAGATGCGCTCGATTGCGCAGCACGACTGCCCGGAGTTGAAGAACGACCCGTCGACCAGATTCTCGATCGCGTGCCGGAGGTTCGCGTCAGGCCGTACGTACGCCGGGTCCTTCCCGCCAAGTTCCAGGCCGGTGCCGACGAAACGCGCCGCGGCGGCGTTCTGCACCGCACGCCCGCCTTCGACCGATCCGGTGAAGGCCACGAAATCGACGAGCGGCGAAGCGATCATGCGCGCCACGTCATCGTGTGTGCAGTGAACGTACTGGAACACCCCTTCCGGCAATCCTGCCTCGCGGAAACATTCCGCATAGCGCTCGGCACACAGCGGCGTCTGGTTCGAGTGCTTGAGGATCACGGCATTGCCGGCCATGATCGCGGGTACCACCGAGTTCACGGACGTCAGGTAGGGGTAGTTCCAGGGCGCGAGGACCAGCACCACGCCCAGGGGTTCGCGCCGGATGAACCGTCGAAAACCCTCTTTGGGTCCTGCGTCGATCTCGGCCAGCGCTTCGGCCGCAATCGACACCATGTAGCGTGCCCGCTCCTCGAATCCGCGCACTTCCCCGGGCGACTGGCTGATCGGCCGCCCCATCTGCCAGGAGATTTCCTCGGCGATCGGCTGCTTCCTCGCGACGAAGGCGTCGATGAAGCGGGTCAGCGTCGCCGCGCGCTGTGCGAGCGGCACCAGCCGCCACTTGGCCTGGGCTGCCTTCGCGCGCTCCAGCGCCTGCTGGATTTGTGCGGCAGTGGCGAGCGGCCGCTCCACGTACACCCGGCCGTCAACCGGCGAAATCGTCCTCTGCAGGTCGCTCACGGGATTTCAAGTCGCGAACCACCGGGGCCCACCCGATCCGGGCAGCGCGCAGCACAGTCCCTGTCCCGCAACTTGCGCTCGGCACGGCTTGCAGCATAGGGGCAAGCGGCGCCTTGGTCGTGTCGATTCGGCATGCACTCTTGACGTTCTTGTCGCGCTGGGCGGTCTAGATGATCTCGAAGTAGCGAGCCAGCTCCCAGTCGGTGATCGCTTTGCGGAACTGGCGCTCTTCCCATTCGCGGGTTGCGGCGAAATGGTCGACGAAAGCGTCGCCGAACCATTGGCGTGCGGGCTTGGACGCCTTCAGGCGCTGGGCGGCCTCCCACAACGACGTCGGCAGCGCGCCCTTGGGCGAGGGCTTCTGGTCGTAGGCATTGCCCTCCACCGGCTTGCCGAGCGTCAAGCCGTTCTCGATCCCGTACAAGCCCGAGGCGAGCGCGGCCGCCAGCGCGATATAGGGATTGGCGTCCGCCGCTGCGATCCGGTACTCCACGCGCTGGCTCTTCTCGGAACCGGGAATTACGCGCAGCGCGCAAGTGCGGTTCTCCACGCCCCAGGTCGCATTGGTCGGGGCCCAGAAGCCGGGTACCAGCCGCGTGTAGGAGTTCACCGTGCTGGCCACCATGGCGAGCCACTCGGGCATGAGCGCCTGCTGGCCGGCGACGAACTGCTTCATCAGCTTGCTCATCCCGTGCGCATCCCGGGGGTCGTGGAACAGCGCCTTGCCCGCGCGTGACCTCAGCGAGACGTGAATGTGCCCGCTCTGTCCCGGATAGTCCGGCGACCACTTCGCCATGAAGGTCGCCATGCGATTGCGTTTTTGCGCGTGCACCTTGACGAAAGTCTTGAACAGGGCCGCCTTGTCCGCGGCTTCCAGCGCGCCGTCGACCGCGATCGCGGCTTCCAGCACGCCGGGACCGGTTTCCTCGTGCAAGCCCTCGAGCGGAAAGCGCATCTTCTCGCACAGATCGAGTGTCTCGAGGTAGTGGTCCGAATGCACGGAATTGCGGATCATCGAGTAGCCGAAGAAGCCCGGCGCCATCGGCTTCAGATCCCGGTAGTGCTTGGCACGCACCGAATCGGGAGTCTCGTCGAAGACGAAGTACTCGTACTCGAAACCGGCCTGCGCCTCGAAGCCCATGCTGCGCGCCCTGTCGATCACCTTGCGCAACACGCCGCGCGGGCAGATCGCCTCCCCCGCGTCCGCGAACTCGCCGAGGAAAAGCAGCATTCCGGGCTCGAATGGAAGGTCGCGGCAACTCTCCGGCAGGATGCGCACCGGCGCATCCGGGTAGCCCGTATGCCACCCCGTGTACTTGACGCAGTCGTAGAGCTGGTCGTTGGAGTCCCAGCCGAGCACGACGTCGCAGAACCCGAACCCCTTGTCCAGGGCGCTGAAGAATTTCTCGCGCGCCATGTACTTGCCGCGCATGATGCCGTCGATGTCGAACACGCCGACTTTGACGTGAGTGAGCTTGCGCTCGCCGACGATCTTCTTTGCGTCGGCGGCCGTCCTGACCTCGGAAGCTTTCATGGCGGCAGTTGCGCTCCGTCGTTTCGATCGCGGGCAGGATAACAAACATCCGGCCTCCGGCCGTGACCGGCCGGCGGCCGCAGTCCTAGAACTCCGCGCTCAGGCCTTGTCGATCCCGGCCGCCGCGCGCGCCTTGACGGCGAAGTCCTCTTCCGGCGAGTACACCAGGGTCTTGCGGCCGTACACCGCGAAGTACACGATGCCCGCCGCATACCAGATCGCCACCCCGATCACCCCGCCGCGATACGCCGGATCCTGGAACTGCATGTACAGGGTCACCGCCGCGATGAGAATCGTGATATAGGCACCCGCGAGTCCGAGCGGGCTGCGATACGGCCGCTCGATGTTGGGCAGGCGCATGCGCAGCATGATGAACGACAGGCCCTGCAGTCCGTAAGAGATCATCGCGCCGAATACGGCCATGTTGAGCAGTTGCGCGCCGATGAAGGCGCCCGCCGCCTCGCCCTTGATGAGGTAGACGGCCATCATCACGACGAAGCCGAGCACCGCGCCGGCGATCAACGCCACGTGCGGTACCTTGTGCTTGCCGTGGGTCAGCGACAGCCAGTGCGGGATATAGCCGGCGCGCGACAGCGAGTAGATCTGGCGCCCGAACGCGAAGATGATGGTGTGAAAGCTCGCGATCAGCCCGATCACCGCGCACAGCGACAGGATGTTGGCGGCTTCGGTGCCGTAAAGCGCGCGGAACCCGTCGAGCAGCGGCTCTCCCGAGCTGCCGAGGTAGAACGCGCCGCTCGCCGTTCCGTCGGATGACCTGACCGGAATGCTGGCGTTGAAGAAGGAGATCATGAACGCGGAAAAGACCAGCGT
This window contains:
- a CDS encoding aldehyde dehydrogenase family protein, which produces MSDLQRTISPVDGRVYVERPLATAAQIQQALERAKAAQAKWRLVPLAQRAATLTRFIDAFVARKQPIAEEISWQMGRPISQSPGEVRGFEERARYMVSIAAEALAEIDAGPKEGFRRFIRREPLGVVLVLAPWNYPYLTSVNSVVPAIMAGNAVILKHSNQTPLCAERYAECFREAGLPEGVFQYVHCTHDDVARMIASPLVDFVAFTGSVEGGRAVQNAAAARFVGTGLELGGKDPAYVRPDANLRHAIENLVDGSFFNSGQSCCAIERIYVHEKIYDRFVDGFVALTRTYRLGNPLDPDINLGPMVRARAADFARGQVREAIAQGARSLIDPKEFPADREGTPYMAPQVLVDVDHRMRLMTEESFAPVIGIMKVKSDEEAIALMNDSRYGLTAAVWTEDPQAAIAIGDRVETGTWFLNRCDYLDPALAWTGVKDSGRGCTLSRVGYEQLTRPKSFHLRIRT
- a CDS encoding glutamine synthetase, coding for MKASEVRTAADAKKIVGERKLTHVKVGVFDIDGIMRGKYMAREKFFSALDKGFGFCDVVLGWDSNDQLYDCVKYTGWHTGYPDAPVRILPESCRDLPFEPGMLLFLGEFADAGEAICPRGVLRKVIDRARSMGFEAQAGFEYEYFVFDETPDSVRAKHYRDLKPMAPGFFGYSMIRNSVHSDHYLETLDLCEKMRFPLEGLHEETGPGVLEAAIAVDGALEAADKAALFKTFVKVHAQKRNRMATFMAKWSPDYPGQSGHIHVSLRSRAGKALFHDPRDAHGMSKLMKQFVAGQQALMPEWLAMVASTVNSYTRLVPGFWAPTNATWGVENRTCALRVIPGSEKSQRVEYRIAAADANPYIALAAALASGLYGIENGLTLGKPVEGNAYDQKPSPKGALPTSLWEAAQRLKASKPARQWFGDAFVDHFAATREWEERQFRKAITDWELARYFEII